A genomic stretch from Serratia entomophila includes:
- a CDS encoding NAD(P)H-dependent oxidoreductase, which produces MSRILVLTAHRTPDESRINQALIEALRPLPNVTLHELIRAYPDYRIDVAREQELLEAHDAVVMMFPFYWYSSPAILSEWQDAVLTYGFAYGSEGTRLHGKPLQLVVSTGGNAQAYTPEGYNRYPVTDLLRPFNAMANLTGMDYLPPHLVQGVFDMSDERLAQEAAGVVQLLQKL; this is translated from the coding sequence ATGTCACGCATTTTAGTGTTAACCGCCCACCGCACGCCCGACGAGTCGCGCATTAACCAGGCGCTGATCGAGGCGCTGCGCCCGCTGCCGAACGTTACCCTGCATGAGCTGATCCGCGCTTACCCGGATTACCGCATCGACGTGGCGCGCGAGCAGGAACTGCTGGAGGCCCATGACGCGGTAGTGATGATGTTCCCGTTCTACTGGTACAGCTCACCGGCGATCCTCAGCGAATGGCAGGACGCGGTATTAACCTACGGTTTCGCCTACGGCAGCGAAGGCACCCGGCTGCACGGCAAACCGCTGCAGCTGGTGGTGAGCACCGGCGGCAACGCGCAGGCCTATACGCCGGAAGGTTACAACCGCTATCCGGTCACGGATCTGCTGCGCCCATTCAATGCCATGGCCAACCTGACCGGCATGGATTACCTGCCGCCGCATTTGGTGCAAGGGGTGTTTGACATGAGCGATGAACGGCTGGCGCAAGAGGCCGCCGGCGTAGTGCAACTGCTGCAAAAATTGTAG
- a CDS encoding LysR family transcriptional regulator has product MSLPFDVHRLLPAFLAAAQTQNFSAAARQLGVTPAAVSKNIRVLEEKLALRLFQRNTHNVVLTDEGKALLAQVAPLWQALSATLENAGGVRQAPAGTVRVSMIPGFGRQMLMPLIPLFLQRYPQIDLDLSLDARVVNLVGEGFDVGIGSRIDPDSRLVARPLYPMQMVLAASPGYLAQRGAPQDPQDLPQHDCLLHRNPANGRSVKWQLQRRGQPLTLDLHGRLMASRPEMLLDAALAGLGIANLAHWYAEKHFAQGTLQPVLPACWPRPVQLWLYYASADLPPRVRVWVDFLLEHFRPQPAGD; this is encoded by the coding sequence ATGTCGCTGCCCTTTGACGTACATCGTCTGCTGCCGGCGTTTCTCGCCGCCGCCCAGACGCAAAACTTTTCCGCCGCTGCGCGCCAGTTGGGCGTCACCCCGGCGGCGGTCAGCAAAAACATTCGCGTGCTGGAAGAAAAGCTGGCGCTGCGTCTGTTCCAGCGCAACACCCACAACGTGGTGCTGACCGACGAAGGCAAAGCATTGCTGGCGCAGGTGGCGCCGCTGTGGCAGGCGCTGTCCGCCACGCTGGAAAACGCCGGCGGCGTGCGGCAGGCGCCTGCCGGCACCGTGCGCGTCAGCATGATCCCCGGCTTCGGCCGCCAGATGCTGATGCCCTTGATCCCGCTGTTTCTGCAACGTTACCCGCAGATCGATCTCGATCTTTCGCTGGATGCGCGGGTGGTTAATCTGGTGGGCGAAGGCTTCGACGTCGGCATCGGCAGCCGGATCGATCCCGACAGCCGGCTGGTGGCCCGGCCGCTCTACCCGATGCAGATGGTGCTGGCGGCTTCGCCGGGCTACCTGGCGCAGCGCGGCGCGCCGCAGGATCCTCAGGATCTGCCGCAGCACGACTGCCTGCTGCACCGCAACCCGGCCAACGGGCGCAGCGTAAAGTGGCAGCTGCAGCGACGCGGCCAACCGCTGACGCTGGATCTGCATGGCCGCCTGATGGCCAGCCGCCCGGAGATGCTGCTGGACGCGGCGCTTGCCGGCCTGGGCATCGCCAACCTGGCGCACTGGTACGCCGAAAAACACTTCGCGCAGGGCACCCTGCAGCCGGTGCTGCCCGCCTGCTGGCCGCGCCCGGTTCAGCTGTGGCTGTATTACGCCTCGGCGGATCTGCCGCCGCGCGTCCGCGTCTGGGTCGATTTTTTGCTGGAACATTTCCGCCCGCAGCCGGCGGGCGATTGA
- the mgtA gene encoding magnesium-translocating P-type ATPase, translated as MKLKKLPRQLLGLLSRNLPRRLVRRDSLLDGVSGAAQAMPAGLAQQRLECAAADAMALYERFHSHPEGITADEAERVRRRCGENVIDDQQQEAWWQHLWHCYRNPFNLLLTALGMISYATEDLTGALVIALMVAISTLLNFIQEARSNRAADALKAMVSNTATVYRSDALTGKSDHVELPIAQLVPGDIVKLAAGDMIPADLRVLSAKDLFISQAALTGESLPVEKAAAPGERAEDPLDCRNLCFMGTNVVSGTALAMVIGTGGGTYFGQLAQRVTSQDEQPNAFQTGISKVSWLLIRFMLVMTPIVLLINGYTKGDWWEAALFALSVAVGLTPEMLPMIVTSTLAKGAVKLSRQKVIVKRLDAIQNFGAMDILCTDKTGTLTQDKIVLERHTDAFGAGSERVLRYAWLNSFYQTGLKNLLDVAVLSCAEQNRQPEALQQYRKVDEIPFDFERRRMSVVVARDNDYHELVCKGALEEMLAICSHVRQGDEVHPLSEALLARIRRITDDLNQQGLRVVAVANKILPAQAHEYGVADESDLILEGYVAFLDPPKESTAPALAALKQNGIRVKILTGDNELVAAKVCRDVGLEADHLLRGPEIDQMSDEQLAQAAAHTTVFAKLTPLHKERIVKLLRSQGHVVGFMGDGINDAPALRAADIGISVDSAVDIAKEAADIILLEKSLMVLEQGVIEGRRTFANMLKYIKMTASSNFGNVFSVLIASAFLPFLPMLPLHLLIQNLMYDISQIAIPFDNVDDDQITRPQRWNSGDIGRFMVFFGPISSIFDVLTFSLMWWVFKANTPEMQTLFQSGWFVEGLLSQTLIVHMIRTRKIPFIQSRPSWPLCIMTLAVIVTGIGLVFSPLAGFLQLQALPLGYFPWLALILTGYMVLTQCVKGWFVRRYGWQ; from the coding sequence ATGAAACTTAAAAAACTTCCCCGTCAGCTGCTGGGCCTGCTCAGCCGCAACCTGCCGCGCCGCCTGGTGCGGCGCGACAGCCTGCTCGATGGCGTCAGCGGCGCGGCGCAGGCGATGCCGGCCGGCCTGGCGCAACAGCGTCTGGAATGCGCCGCCGCCGATGCCATGGCGCTGTATGAGCGTTTTCACAGCCATCCGGAAGGTATCACCGCCGATGAGGCGGAACGGGTGCGCCGGCGCTGCGGCGAAAACGTCATCGACGATCAGCAGCAAGAGGCCTGGTGGCAGCACCTGTGGCACTGCTATCGCAACCCGTTCAACCTGCTGCTGACCGCGCTCGGCATGATCTCCTACGCCACCGAAGATCTGACCGGCGCGCTGGTGATCGCGCTGATGGTGGCGATCTCCACGCTGCTGAACTTCATTCAGGAGGCGCGCTCCAACCGGGCGGCGGATGCGCTGAAGGCGATGGTCAGCAATACCGCCACGGTTTACCGCAGCGATGCGCTCACCGGCAAAAGCGATCATGTTGAGCTGCCGATCGCGCAGCTGGTGCCGGGCGACATCGTCAAGCTGGCGGCCGGCGACATGATCCCGGCGGATCTGCGCGTGCTGTCGGCCAAGGATCTGTTTATCAGCCAGGCCGCGCTGACCGGCGAATCCCTGCCGGTGGAGAAGGCCGCCGCGCCGGGTGAGCGGGCGGAGGATCCGCTCGACTGCCGCAACCTGTGCTTTATGGGCACCAACGTGGTAAGCGGCACCGCGCTGGCGATGGTGATCGGCACCGGCGGCGGCACCTACTTCGGCCAGCTGGCGCAGCGCGTCACCAGCCAGGACGAGCAGCCGAACGCCTTCCAGACCGGCATCAGCAAGGTCAGCTGGCTGCTGATCCGTTTTATGCTGGTGATGACCCCGATCGTGCTGCTGATCAACGGCTACACCAAGGGCGACTGGTGGGAGGCGGCGCTGTTTGCGCTGTCGGTGGCGGTCGGGCTGACGCCGGAAATGCTGCCGATGATCGTCACCTCGACGCTGGCCAAAGGGGCGGTGAAGCTGTCGCGCCAGAAGGTGATCGTCAAACGGCTGGACGCCATCCAGAATTTCGGCGCCATGGACATCCTGTGCACCGATAAAACCGGCACCCTGACCCAGGACAAAATCGTGCTGGAGCGCCATACCGACGCGTTCGGCGCCGGCAGCGAGCGGGTGCTGCGCTATGCCTGGCTTAACAGCTTCTACCAGACCGGGCTGAAAAACCTGCTCGACGTGGCGGTGCTGAGCTGCGCGGAGCAAAACCGCCAGCCGGAGGCGCTGCAGCAATACCGTAAAGTGGATGAGATCCCGTTTGATTTCGAGCGCCGCCGCATGTCGGTGGTGGTGGCCAGGGACAACGACTATCACGAGCTGGTGTGCAAGGGCGCGCTGGAGGAAATGCTGGCGATCTGCAGCCACGTACGGCAGGGCGATGAGGTTCACCCGCTCAGCGAGGCGCTGCTGGCGCGCATTCGCCGCATTACCGACGATCTCAATCAGCAGGGGCTGCGGGTGGTGGCGGTGGCCAACAAGATCCTGCCGGCGCAGGCGCATGAATACGGCGTGGCGGATGAGTCGGATCTGATCCTCGAAGGTTACGTCGCCTTCCTCGATCCGCCCAAAGAGAGCACCGCGCCGGCGCTGGCGGCGCTGAAGCAAAACGGCATCCGGGTGAAGATCCTCACCGGCGACAACGAGCTGGTGGCCGCCAAGGTGTGCCGCGACGTCGGGCTGGAGGCGGATCATCTGCTGCGCGGGCCGGAAATCGACCAGATGAGCGATGAGCAACTGGCGCAGGCGGCGGCGCACACCACGGTGTTCGCCAAGCTGACGCCGCTGCACAAGGAACGCATCGTTAAACTGCTGCGCAGCCAGGGGCACGTGGTGGGCTTTATGGGCGACGGCATCAACGACGCGCCGGCGCTGCGCGCGGCCGATATCGGCATCTCCGTCGACTCGGCGGTGGACATCGCCAAGGAAGCGGCGGACATCATCCTGCTGGAAAAAAGCCTGATGGTGCTGGAACAGGGGGTGATCGAAGGGCGCCGCACCTTCGCCAACATGCTGAAGTACATCAAGATGACTGCCAGCTCCAACTTCGGCAACGTGTTCAGCGTGCTGATCGCCAGCGCCTTCCTGCCGTTCCTGCCGATGTTGCCGCTGCACCTGCTGATCCAGAACCTGATGTACGATATTTCGCAGATCGCCATCCCGTTCGACAACGTCGACGACGATCAGATAACCCGGCCGCAGCGCTGGAACTCCGGCGATATTGGGCGCTTTATGGTGTTCTTCGGGCCGATCAGTTCGATCTTCGACGTGCTGACCTTCAGCCTGATGTGGTGGGTGTTCAAGGCCAATACGCCGGAAATGCAGACGCTGTTCCAGTCCGGCTGGTTCGTGGAAGGGCTGCTGTCGCAGACGCTGATCGTGCACATGATCCGCACGCGCAAAATTCCGTTTATCCAGAGCCGCCCGTCCTGGCCGCTGTGCATCATGACCCTGGCGGTGATCGTGACCGGCATCGGTCTGGTGTTCTCGCCGCTGGCCGGCTTCCTGCAGCTGCAGGCGTTGCCGCTCGGCTACTTCCCGTGGCTGGCGCTGATCCTGACCGGCTACATGGTGCTGACCCAGTGCGTGAAGGGCTGGTTCGTGCGCCGCTACGGCTGGCAATAA
- a CDS encoding beta-N-acetylhexosaminidase has product MHKAPRYTLLASSLLFSLGALAQPAGELPLMPWPQQVELAQPASRLVLDHRLSLSLQGDDLGDALPRWRQRIELQTGWTLAPQAESAGGAAIDIVIKDKVAAQPLPGSDESYRLAVTPQGVALTANTRFGALRGMETLLQLLQTDGENTFLPLVNITDVPRFPWRGVLLDSARHFLPVADILRQLDGMAAAKLNVFHWHLTDDQGWRFASQRYPKLQQLASDGQFYSREQMRQVVAYATARGIRVVPEIDLPGHASSIAVAYPALMSAPGPYRMERRWGVHPPTLDPTRDEVYRFVDTIVGELAAIFPDPYLHIGGDEVDASQWKASSSIQAFMRQHQLADTHALQAYFNQRLEKILEKHQRQMVGWDEIYHPSLPRSIVIQSWQGQDSLGAGAQEGYQGILSTGFYLDQPQSTAYHYRNEILPQPLGVETALQPGEQAQSWQFSMPRLKGSAVAGSFTLIQGRQGWRGFIDFDGKSRRALHDIVWRTPQQVTFRVDTWMGDTRPVFTLQQDKLSGYTLVGNVRYPTSGNKLAATPPGKPPVVPDEKRLANILGGEAALWAENVRAPLLDLKLWPRSFAVAERLWSAKDVTDQSNMYRRLAAIDAWSVVSVGLQQHAETAREFTRLANGVEIAPLQILAEAVEPAQYYTRQHLKFRAGNYHQFEPLNRFVDALPPESNAVREMGQQVAALLQDNNNRAAAQALRERLLRWQLNGAAVKTLIAGNRVMQALAPVAQDVGALSTLGLMLLERRQQGKPLSSAEAERAQQQLDAAAQARDEVVIAAVYPLEALLRGLRVE; this is encoded by the coding sequence ATGCATAAAGCCCCACGTTATACGCTATTGGCTTCATCCCTGTTGTTTTCCCTCGGCGCGCTGGCGCAGCCGGCCGGCGAACTGCCGCTGATGCCGTGGCCGCAGCAGGTTGAGCTGGCTCAACCGGCGAGCAGGCTGGTGCTGGATCACCGGCTGTCGCTAAGCCTGCAGGGCGACGATCTGGGCGATGCGCTGCCGCGCTGGCGCCAGCGCATCGAGCTGCAAACCGGCTGGACGTTGGCGCCGCAGGCGGAAAGCGCCGGGGGCGCGGCCATCGACATCGTTATCAAAGATAAGGTGGCGGCGCAGCCGCTGCCGGGCAGCGACGAGAGCTACCGGCTGGCGGTCACCCCACAAGGGGTTGCCCTCACCGCCAATACCCGCTTCGGCGCGCTGCGCGGCATGGAAACCCTGCTGCAGCTGCTGCAGACCGACGGAGAAAACACCTTCTTGCCGCTGGTGAACATCACCGACGTGCCGCGTTTCCCGTGGCGCGGCGTGCTGCTGGATTCGGCGCGCCATTTCCTGCCGGTGGCGGATATTTTGCGCCAGCTCGACGGCATGGCGGCGGCCAAACTCAACGTTTTCCACTGGCACCTGACCGACGATCAGGGCTGGCGCTTCGCCTCGCAGCGTTACCCCAAACTGCAGCAGCTGGCCAGCGACGGCCAGTTCTATAGCCGCGAGCAGATGCGGCAGGTGGTGGCCTACGCCACGGCGCGCGGCATCCGCGTGGTGCCGGAGATCGACCTGCCGGGGCACGCCTCGAGCATCGCGGTGGCTTACCCGGCGCTGATGAGCGCGCCGGGGCCGTACCGCATGGAGCGCCGGTGGGGCGTGCACCCGCCGACGCTCGATCCGACCCGCGACGAGGTTTATCGGTTTGTCGATACGATCGTCGGTGAACTGGCGGCGATCTTCCCGGATCCTTATCTGCATATCGGCGGCGATGAGGTCGACGCCAGCCAGTGGAAGGCGTCGTCATCCATTCAGGCGTTCATGCGGCAACATCAGCTGGCGGACACCCATGCGCTGCAGGCCTACTTCAACCAGCGGTTGGAGAAAATCCTCGAGAAGCACCAGCGGCAGATGGTCGGCTGGGACGAGATTTATCACCCGTCGCTGCCGCGTTCGATCGTGATCCAGTCCTGGCAGGGGCAGGATTCGCTCGGCGCCGGCGCGCAGGAGGGTTATCAGGGCATTCTGTCGACCGGTTTCTACCTCGACCAGCCGCAGAGCACCGCCTATCACTACCGCAATGAAATCCTGCCGCAGCCGCTGGGGGTGGAAACCGCGCTGCAGCCCGGCGAACAGGCGCAGAGCTGGCAGTTCAGCATGCCGCGCCTGAAGGGCAGCGCGGTGGCGGGCAGCTTTACCCTGATCCAGGGCCGGCAGGGCTGGCGCGGTTTTATCGACTTCGACGGCAAGTCGCGCCGCGCGCTGCACGACATCGTCTGGCGCACGCCGCAGCAGGTGACGTTCCGCGTCGATACCTGGATGGGCGACACGCGGCCGGTGTTCACGCTGCAGCAGGACAAGCTCAGCGGCTATACGTTGGTCGGCAACGTGCGTTACCCCACCAGCGGCAACAAACTGGCGGCTACTCCGCCGGGCAAACCGCCGGTGGTGCCGGACGAGAAACGGCTGGCCAATATTCTCGGCGGCGAAGCGGCGCTGTGGGCGGAAAACGTCCGCGCGCCGCTGCTCGATCTCAAGCTGTGGCCGCGCAGCTTCGCGGTGGCGGAGCGGCTGTGGTCGGCCAAAGACGTCACCGACCAAAGCAACATGTACCGGCGGCTGGCGGCGATCGACGCCTGGTCGGTGGTGTCGGTCGGCCTGCAGCAGCACGCCGAAACCGCGCGCGAGTTCACCCGGCTGGCCAACGGCGTGGAGATCGCGCCGCTGCAGATCCTGGCCGAGGCGGTGGAGCCGGCGCAGTACTACACCCGCCAGCACCTGAAGTTCAGGGCGGGCAACTACCATCAGTTCGAGCCGCTCAATCGCTTTGTCGATGCCCTGCCGCCGGAAAGCAACGCAGTGCGCGAGATGGGGCAGCAGGTGGCGGCGCTGTTGCAGGACAACAACAACCGGGCGGCGGCGCAGGCGCTGCGCGAACGCCTGCTGCGCTGGCAGCTGAACGGCGCGGCTGTGAAAACGTTGATTGCAGGCAACCGGGTGATGCAGGCGCTGGCGCCGGTGGCGCAGGACGTCGGCGCGCTGTCGACGCTGGGGCTGATGCTGCTGGAGCGCCGGCAGCAGGGTAAACCGTTGAGCAGCGCCGAGGCCGAACGGGCGCAGCAGCAGCTGGACGCGGCGGCGCAGGCGCGCGACGAGGTGGTGATCGCGGCGGTGTATCCGCTGGAGGCGCTGCTGCGCGGCCTTCGGGTGGAATAA
- the treR gene encoding trehalose operon repressor TreR — protein sequence MQNRLTIKDIARLSGVGKSTVSRVLNNEGSVSPQTRERVEAVIRQQGFTPSKSARAMRGQSDKVVGIIVSRLDSPSENQAVRTMLPLLYQQGFDPIVMESQFETRLVQEHLHVLQQRNVDGVILFGFTGLSAAMLKPWREKMVVMVREYDGFSSVCYDDAGAVNLLMDRLHRQGHRHISYLGVQLSDATTGQRRYQAYLAACERLQLTPRAALGELNYQSGFQRAAEVIDPQTSALICASDSIALGAIKYLQQQPAQRIQVCAIGNTPLLSFLFPETLSVEFGYGSAGLQAAQQLLAQLSGEQGIRRILVPSKLS from the coding sequence ATGCAAAACCGGCTGACCATCAAGGACATCGCACGCCTGAGCGGCGTAGGAAAATCCACCGTATCGCGCGTGTTGAACAACGAAGGCAGCGTGAGCCCGCAGACCCGCGAACGGGTGGAGGCGGTGATCCGTCAGCAGGGGTTTACGCCCTCCAAGTCGGCGCGCGCCATGCGCGGCCAAAGCGACAAGGTCGTGGGCATTATCGTTTCGCGCCTCGATTCGCCGTCTGAAAATCAGGCGGTGCGCACCATGCTGCCGCTGCTGTATCAGCAGGGCTTCGACCCGATCGTGATGGAGAGCCAGTTCGAAACCCGTCTGGTGCAGGAACATCTGCACGTGCTGCAGCAGCGCAACGTCGACGGGGTGATCCTGTTCGGCTTCACCGGGCTGAGCGCGGCGATGCTCAAGCCATGGCGGGAAAAAATGGTGGTGATGGTGCGCGAGTACGACGGCTTTTCTTCCGTTTGCTACGACGACGCCGGCGCGGTCAACCTGCTGATGGACCGCCTGCATCGGCAGGGGCATCGGCATATCAGCTACCTTGGCGTGCAGCTGAGCGACGCCACCACCGGCCAGCGCCGCTATCAGGCCTATCTCGCCGCCTGCGAGCGCCTGCAGCTGACACCGCGCGCGGCCCTGGGCGAACTGAATTACCAGAGCGGCTTCCAGCGCGCCGCCGAGGTGATTGACCCGCAAACCAGCGCGCTGATCTGCGCCTCCGACAGCATCGCCCTGGGCGCTATCAAATACCTGCAACAGCAGCCTGCGCAGCGCATTCAGGTATGCGCCATCGGCAACACCCCGCTGCTCAGCTTCCTGTTCCCCGAAACCCTGTCGGTCGAATTCGGCTACGGCAGCGCCGGCCTGCAGGCGGCGCAGCAGCTGCTGGCTCAGCTCAGCGGCGAGCAAGGCATTCGGCGCATCCTGGTGCCCAGCAAACTTTCCTGA
- the treC gene encoding alpha,alpha-phosphotrehalase: MSNPIPWWQNGVIYQIYPKSFQDSTGNGYGDLAGVTRRLDYLHELGVDAIWLTPVYVSPQVDNGYDVADYCAIDPAYGTMADFDNLIAAAHQRGIRIVMDMVFNHTSTEHPWFQAAQDRNSPYRQFYVWRDGEGDAPPNNWRSKFGGNAWQWHADSGQYYLHLFATEQADLNWEHPPVREELKKVCQFWADKGVDGLRLDVINLVSKRQDFPSDSQGDGRRFYTDGPRIHEFLQEMSREVFQPRGLMTVGEMSSTTLAHCQQYAAQSGEELSMTFNFHHLKVDYAGGEKWTLAAPDYVELKQIFRHWQQGMHGRAWNALFWCNHDQPRIVSRFGDEGELRVPAAKMLAMVLHGMQGTPYIYQGEEIGMTNPGFRDIGQYRDVESLNMYAELSAQGKSDAELLAILASKSRDNGRTPMQWSAAANAGFTQGTPWLGCAENYPQINAEAALADLDSVFYAYRQLITLRKQYPLLTHGDYQDLAPSHPALWCYQRSWNGQRLLVVANLSREPQAWGAEGVEPSAQWRPLMSNYADAADQPQALTLQPFEAVWWLLED, encoded by the coding sequence ATGAGTAACCCAATCCCCTGGTGGCAGAACGGCGTCATCTACCAAATCTATCCGAAGAGCTTTCAGGACAGCACCGGCAACGGCTACGGCGATCTGGCCGGCGTCACCCGGCGGCTGGACTATCTGCATGAGCTGGGCGTCGACGCCATCTGGCTGACGCCGGTGTATGTCTCGCCGCAGGTGGACAACGGCTATGACGTGGCGGACTACTGCGCCATCGACCCGGCCTACGGCACCATGGCGGATTTCGACAATCTGATCGCCGCCGCCCACCAGCGCGGCATCCGCATCGTGATGGACATGGTGTTCAACCACACCTCTACCGAACACCCTTGGTTCCAGGCCGCGCAGGACCGCAACAGCCCTTATCGCCAGTTCTATGTCTGGCGCGACGGCGAAGGCGATGCCCCGCCGAACAACTGGCGCTCCAAGTTCGGCGGCAACGCCTGGCAGTGGCATGCCGACAGCGGCCAGTACTACCTGCACCTGTTCGCCACCGAGCAGGCAGACCTGAACTGGGAGCATCCGCCGGTACGCGAGGAGCTGAAGAAGGTCTGCCAGTTCTGGGCCGACAAGGGCGTTGACGGTCTGCGCCTCGACGTGATCAACCTGGTCTCCAAACGGCAGGATTTCCCGTCAGACAGCCAGGGCGACGGCCGCCGCTTCTATACCGACGGCCCGCGCATTCACGAATTCCTGCAGGAGATGAGCCGCGAGGTGTTCCAACCGCGCGGCCTGATGACCGTGGGCGAGATGTCCTCCACCACGCTGGCGCATTGCCAACAATATGCGGCGCAGAGCGGTGAGGAGCTGTCGATGACCTTCAACTTCCACCACCTGAAGGTGGACTACGCCGGCGGAGAAAAATGGACGCTGGCGGCGCCGGACTACGTGGAGCTGAAGCAGATTTTCCGCCACTGGCAGCAAGGCATGCACGGCCGCGCCTGGAACGCGCTGTTCTGGTGTAACCACGATCAGCCGCGCATCGTTTCCCGCTTCGGCGACGAAGGCGAGCTGCGGGTGCCGGCCGCCAAAATGCTGGCGATGGTGCTGCACGGCATGCAGGGCACGCCGTATATCTATCAGGGGGAAGAGATCGGCATGACCAACCCGGGCTTCCGCGACATCGGCCAGTATCGCGATGTGGAAAGCCTGAATATGTACGCCGAGCTGAGCGCCCAGGGCAAAAGCGACGCCGAGCTGCTGGCGATCCTGGCCAGCAAATCGCGCGACAACGGCCGCACGCCGATGCAGTGGAGCGCGGCGGCCAACGCCGGTTTCACTCAGGGCACGCCCTGGCTAGGCTGCGCGGAAAACTATCCGCAGATCAACGCCGAAGCGGCGTTGGCCGATCTGGACTCGGTATTTTACGCCTACCGCCAGCTGATCACCCTGCGCAAGCAGTACCCGCTGCTGACCCACGGCGACTATCAGGATCTGGCGCCGTCGCACCCGGCGCTGTGGTGCTACCAGCGCAGCTGGAACGGCCAGCGCCTGCTGGTGGTGGCCAACCTCAGCCGCGAACCGCAGGCCTGGGGCGCGGAAGGCGTGGAGCCTTCCGCCCAGTGGCGCCCGCTGATGAGCAACTACGCCGATGCGGCGGACCAACCGCAGGCGCTTACTCTGCAGCCGTTCGAAGCGGTATGGTGGCTGCTGGAAGACTAA
- the treB gene encoding PTS trehalose transporter subunit IIBC, which produces MSKVKQQDIDRLIVLVGGRENIATVSHCITRLRFVLNDPNKAKPKEIEELPMVKGCFTNAGQFQVVIGPEVGDYYQALIATTGLNEADKEQAKVAARQNMTWSERAIAHFAEIFFPLLPALISGGLILGFRNVIGDIPMSGGQTLAQMHPAWKTIYDFLWLLGEAIFMFLPVAICWSTVKKMGGTPVLGIVLGVTLVSPQLMNSYQLGQQIPEVWNFGWFAIQKVGYQAQVIPSMLAGMALGWIETRLKKIVPDYLYLVVVPVVSLLLAVFLAHALIGPFGRMIGDGVAWAVKAVMTGSFAPIGAALFGFLYAPLVITGVHQTTLAIDMQMIQSMGGTPVWPLIALSNIAQASAVLGIIIISRKANEREISVPAAISAYLGVTEPAMYGINLKYRFPMLCAMIGSAFAGLICGLDGVMANGIGVGGLPGILSIKPQFWLIYSLAILVAVVIPMLLTIMVYKRKAARGELPV; this is translated from the coding sequence ATGAGCAAAGTAAAACAGCAGGACATTGATCGCCTGATTGTTTTGGTCGGCGGCCGCGAGAATATCGCCACCGTCAGCCATTGTATTACCCGATTACGTTTCGTCCTTAACGATCCCAATAAGGCGAAACCGAAAGAAATTGAAGAGCTGCCGATGGTCAAAGGCTGCTTCACCAACGCCGGGCAGTTCCAGGTGGTGATCGGCCCCGAGGTCGGCGATTACTACCAGGCGCTGATCGCCACCACCGGCCTCAACGAGGCCGACAAGGAACAGGCCAAGGTCGCCGCGCGTCAGAATATGACCTGGAGCGAGCGCGCCATCGCCCACTTCGCCGAAATCTTCTTCCCGCTGCTGCCGGCGCTGATCAGCGGCGGTCTGATCCTCGGCTTCCGCAACGTGATCGGCGACATTCCGATGTCCGGCGGCCAAACGCTGGCGCAGATGCACCCGGCGTGGAAAACCATCTACGACTTCCTGTGGCTGCTCGGCGAAGCGATCTTCATGTTCCTGCCGGTGGCCATTTGCTGGTCGACGGTGAAGAAAATGGGCGGCACGCCGGTGCTCGGCATCGTGCTGGGCGTGACCCTGGTGTCGCCGCAGCTGATGAACTCCTATCAGCTCGGCCAGCAGATCCCGGAAGTGTGGAACTTCGGCTGGTTCGCCATTCAGAAAGTCGGCTATCAGGCGCAGGTGATCCCGTCCATGCTGGCCGGCATGGCGCTGGGTTGGATTGAGACCCGGCTGAAAAAGATCGTGCCCGACTACCTGTATCTGGTAGTGGTGCCGGTGGTGTCCCTGCTGCTGGCGGTGTTCCTGGCGCACGCGCTGATCGGGCCGTTCGGCCGCATGATCGGCGACGGCGTGGCCTGGGCGGTGAAAGCGGTGATGACCGGCAGCTTCGCGCCGATCGGCGCCGCGCTGTTCGGCTTCCTGTATGCGCCGCTGGTGATCACCGGCGTGCATCAGACCACCCTGGCCATCGACATGCAGATGATCCAGAGCATGGGCGGCACCCCGGTGTGGCCGCTGATTGCGCTCTCCAACATCGCGCAGGCCTCGGCGGTGCTGGGCATCATCATCATCAGCCGCAAAGCCAACGAGCGCGAGATTTCGGTGCCGGCGGCGATCTCCGCCTACCTCGGCGTGACCGAACCGGCGATGTACGGCATCAACCTGAAATACCGCTTCCCGATGCTGTGCGCGATGATCGGCTCGGCCTTCGCCGGCCTGATCTGCGGCCTGGACGGCGTGATGGCCAACGGCATCGGCGTCGGCGGCCTGCCGGGCATCCTGTCGATCAAGCCGCAGTTCTGGCTGATTTACTCGCTGGCTATCCTGGTGGCGGTGGTGATCCCAATGCTGCTGACCATCATGGTCTACAAGCGCAAAGCCGCCCGCGGCGAGCTGCCGGTTTAA